In Rhodohalobacter mucosus, the genomic stretch GGAACAGTTATCCACAATATTGAGATGCAGCCCGGTAAAGGGGGGCAGCTCTGCAGAAGCGCAGGTACTGCGGCTCAGCTTGTTGCCAAAGAGGGTAAGCTGGCAACGGTTAAACTCCCTTCAGGTGAAGTTCGAATGGTACCATCAGCTTGCTTTGCAACGATAGGATCTACCAGCAACCCCGACCATTTCAATACTACGGTTGGCAAGGCCGGCCGAAGCCGATGGTTGGGCAGAAGACCGAAAGTACGTGGTGTAGCCATGAACCCGGTCGATCACCCGATGGGAGGTGGTGAAGGCAAAGCTTCGGGAGGTCACCCAAGATCGCCATGGGGTCAGGCAGCCAAAGGCAAGAAGACAAGAAACCGTAAAAAATTATCGTCTAAGTTTATTGTAAGACGACGTAAATCTAAAAAAGCATAATTAATTAATTACGTATGCCACGTTCACTAAAGAAAGGGCCTTTCGTTCATTATAAGCTTCAGCGAAAAGTTGATGCAATGAACGACAGCGGCAAAAAGAAAGTGATCAAAACCTGGTCAAGAAGTTCAATGATTACGCCCGATTTTATCGGGCTAACCATTGCCGTACATAACGGAAAACAGTTTGTTCCCGTGTATATCACGGACAATATGGTTGGCCATAAGCTGGGTGAGTTTGCTCCTACCCGTACGTTCCGTGGTCATCCGATGAAAAAGGCTAAATAATTTAAAGATATTGGATTGATGGAAACGCCAGTAATTGAAGCAAAAGCAGTACAAAAACATCTCCGGAAAGCACCGCGAAAAGTGAGGCTCGTTGCAGATCACGTTCGTGGAGACCGGGTTGACCGTGCCCTGACAAAACTTGACTTCATCAGCAAAGGTGCTGCCGTTGACGTTGCAAAGGTGATTAAGTCTGCAGCTGCCAACATCCGCGATCGCTTCGAAGAGGAGCGCCTTGACAATGATTTACTGTACATCAAGCGCATTTATGTGGATGAAGGTGTAACACTGAAAAGAATCCAGCCTGCACCCCAGGGACGTGCGCACAGAATCAATAAGCGAAGC encodes the following:
- the rpsS gene encoding 30S ribosomal protein S19, with product MPRSLKKGPFVHYKLQRKVDAMNDSGKKKVIKTWSRSSMITPDFIGLTIAVHNGKQFVPVYITDNMVGHKLGEFAPTRTFRGHPMKKAK
- the rplB gene encoding 50S ribosomal protein L2, coding for MATKQLKPITPGQRHRIAPVFDEVTAKKPLKSLTKGIDKSGGRNNNGRITMRRRGGGHKRRIRVIDFKRNKIGIPARVQTIEYDPNRTARIALLAYVDGEKRYILAPNKLQVGDTVISSETAAPEIGNAMPLKSMPLGTVIHNIEMQPGKGGQLCRSAGTAAQLVAKEGKLATVKLPSGEVRMVPSACFATIGSTSNPDHFNTTVGKAGRSRWLGRRPKVRGVAMNPVDHPMGGGEGKASGGHPRSPWGQAAKGKKTRNRKKLSSKFIVRRRKSKKA
- the rplV gene encoding 50S ribosomal protein L22, translated to MEAKAVQKHLRKAPRKVRLVADHVRGDRVDRALTKLDFISKGAAVDVAKVIKSAAANIRDRFEEERLDNDLLYIKRIYVDEGVTLKRIQPAPQGRAHRINKRSCHITVVVAKLEEETVTEE